The window ATCACGACAGCTACGCGGCGCCGGGGCAGGCGTTCCGTTATTCCAGTGGCGACAGCAACCTGCTCGCGGCCGCGTTGAAAACCATCGTCGGCCCGCAGCGTTATCCCGACTATCCATGGACGGCGCTGTTCGAACCGTTGGGCATTCGCCACGCCGTGTGGGAAACCGATGCCAGCGGCACGTTTGTCGCGTCTTCCTACGCCTACCTGACTGCCCGGGATCTGGCGCGGGTCGGTCTGTTAATGGCTCGCGACGGGCGTTGGCATGATCGGCAATTGCTGCCCAAGGACTGGCTCGCCTTTAACCTGAAACCTTTCAACGGATACAAGGCCCATCAGGACGAAGCCGTCCCCGGTGGCCAGTGGTGGCTCAATCGCCCGGCGGATGGCGCGCCGTCACCCTGGCCTGACGCCCCGCCCGATACTTTCGCCGCACTTGGCCATTGGGGGCAGGCGCTGTACGTGATTCCCAGCGAGAAAATCGTGATCGTGCGCTACGGCGATGATCGCGACGGCAGCTACCGCCACAACGAATTGCTCAAGCGTGTGCTGAAGGCGGTGCAGCCATGAAGCGCTTCTTGCTGGTGCTGCTTGTCGTGCTGCTCGGCTGGGGCGTCTACGAACGGGAAAATCTGTGGGCCTTTCCGGACATCATCAGCGCCTACACCGCCAAGGAATATTGTTCCTGTCGGTACGTGATGAACAATGACGCCGAGTATTGCCATGGCTACGTAAAACAATGGCTGCCGACCAGCCAATTCACCGATGACAGCACCCGCAAAACCATCACCGTCAGCGGCATGGGCCGCCACAACAGTGCGCAATGGCAAAGCGAGCGTCAGGGCTGTCGCCTCGATCCCTGAGCACACCCAATCCCCCTGTGAATAGAAGCCCCTGTGGGAGCTGGCTTGCCAGCGATGACGGAGTGTCAGTCACACATGTACCGCCTATGCCGGCGCAATCGCTGGCAAGCCAGCTCCCACAGGGAGTTAATCAATCGGTGGATTTGCGGTGATCGAGTTTGCAATAACCGTGGGGGCGGTTAAGGTTCGTGCAGGTTTATCGGCCCCACGAGTGTTCAATGTTCAACCGCTCCCTCTTCACAACCCTGTCCAGCCTGCTGCTGGCCGCCGCTGCGCTGCCGGCGCAGGCCAATTGGTATCTGGACGGCGAGTCGTCGCGGCTGTCGTTTGTCAGCACGAAAAACGCGCATATTTCCGAAGTGCAGCGCTTTCTGGTGCTGCACGGCAAGGTCGACCCCAACGGCCGCGCCGAGGTTGAAGTCGAACTGGACTCGATCAACAGCGGCATCCCGTTGCGTGACGAACGCATGCGCAAGGAGCTGTTCCAGATTGAGCAATTCCCTGAAGCCATCATCACTACGCAAATCGACCTGCGCCCGATCAACGATCTGGCCCCCGGCGCGCAACTGGAATTGCGTCTGCCGCTGACCGTCAACCTGCACGGCAAGCAACACGAATACCCGGCCGAGCTGTTGGCGACTCGTCTGGATGACCGACGTTTTCAAGTGGTGACGCTGGAACCGCTGGTGATCAACGCCGAGGATTTTGACCTCGTCCCGGGTCTCGACAGCCTGCGCAAACTGGCCGACCTGTCGGCCATCAGTCTGTCGGTGCCGGTGGGTGCGGTGCTGATTTTCACGGCGCGCTGACATGCGTGGCGCAATCTTCCCGTGGCGTGACGGCAACCGCTTCGAACTGTTGATCGACGGCCCGCAGTTCTTCCCGCGCATGCTGGTGGAGATTGCCCGTGCCGAAGAACAGGTCGAGCTGGAGTTGTATCTGGTCGAGGCCGGAGCCTGCGCCGAGGCCGTGGTGCAAGCGCTGGTGCAAGCCGCCGAACGCGGGGTGCGAGTGCGTTGCCTGTTCGATGATTACGGCAGCCTCGCGTTTACCCTCAACCTGCGTCAGCGTCTGATCCATGCAGGCGTCGAACTGCGCTTCTACAATCGGCTGAACTGGCGGCGCTGGGTCGGCAACTTCTATCGTGATCACCGCAAATTGCTGCTGGTCGATCAGCGTCTGGCAGTGGTCGGCGGCACGGGTGTCACCGATGAATTCTGGACACCGGATCAAGACACCAGCGAATGGCACGAGGTGATGGTGGAAATCACCGGCCCGCTGGTGCTCGACTGGCAGGTGCTGTTCGACCGTCAGTGGAACGCCAACCGTCATCGACGGGCATGGAAGCCGTCGGCGCATGTCGGTCTGCCACGCTTGCCCAAGATGCCGGACATGGGCGAGGGCATGGGCCGTGTGGCCTACGCCGATGCGCGCCAGCATCGCGACATTTTGCAGTCGCTGTTCCGCGCCTTGAACAGCGGGCAGAAACGCATCTGGATGGCTACGCCGTATTTCCTGCCAACCTGGAAGATTCGCCGCTCCCTGCGCAAGGCTGCCGCGCGTGGTGTCGATGTGCGTTTACTGCTGACCGGGCCGCGCACCGATCACCCGTCGGTGCGTTACGCCGGGCATCGTTACTACCCGCGCCTGCTCAAGGCTGGCGTGCAGATCTTCGAATACCAGCCGTGTTTCCTGCACCTGAAAATGGTCCTGGTGGATGACTGGGTGAGCATCGGCTCGTGCAACTTCGACCACTGGAACCTGCGCTTCAATCTGGAGGCGAATCTTGAGGCACTGGACCCGTCGTTGACGGCAGCGGTGGTCGCGAGTTTCGAGAAGGATTTCGGCTTGAGTCAGCAGGTCAGTCTGGAGGAATGGCAGAAGCGGCCGTTGTGGCGGCGGGTGAAACAGCGGATTTGGGGTTGGGTGGATCGGTTGGTGGTCAACATCCTCGATAGACGCGGGTAACCCGACCCCCAAAAATCATTGTGGGAGCTGGCTTGCCAGCGATGAGGCCATCACATTCAACATCTTAGTTGACTGTCAGGCCGCCATCGCTGGCAAGCCAGCTCCCACAAGTTTTATGTGTTGCCTGAAAAAATTACAGCAACTCAAAGCTCTGCTGCGTCACGTCCTGCGAATCCAGGCCGATCTGCACGTTGAACTTGCCAGGTTCTGCCGCGTACTTGAGCTGGGCGTTGTAGAACTTCAGGTCATCCTCGGTGATGGTGAAGTGCACGACTTTCTGTTCGCCGGCCTTGAGCATGATTTTCTGGAAGTTCTTCAGCTCTTTTACCGGGCGGATCATCGAACCGGTGACGTCCTGGATGTACAACTGCACCACGGTTTCGCCGTCACGCTTGCCGGAGTTCTTCACCATGACGCTGGCGTCGAGCTTGCCGGTGGCGTTCAGCGTGGTCGACGACAGCGCCATGTCGCTCAGGGCGAATTGGGTGTAGCTCAGGCCATAACCGAACGGGAACAGGGGACCGGTGGTGTCATCGAAATACTGCGAGGTGTAGTTGCCCGGTTTGCCCGGCGTGAACGGCCGGCCAATGCTCAGGTGGTTGTAGTAGGTCGGAACCTGGCCCACGGAACGCGGGAAGGTCACCGGCAGTTTGCCCGACGGGTTGTAATCGCCGAACAGCACGTCAGCGATGGCGTTGCCGCCCTCGGTGCCGCTGAACCAGGTTTCCAGGATCGCGTCAGCCGACTGGTTTTCTTCGAGGATGGTCAGTGGGCGGCCGTTCATCAGCACCAATACCAGCGGTTTGCCGGTAGCTTTCAACGCACGGATCAACTCGCGCTGGTTTTCCGGGATGTTCAGGTCGGTACGGCTGGAGGATTCGTGGGA of the Pseudomonas sp. Seg1 genome contains:
- a CDS encoding amidase encodes the protein MKRFLLVLLVVLLGWGVYERENLWAFPDIISAYTAKEYCSCRYVMNNDAEYCHGYVKQWLPTSQFTDDSTRKTITVSGMGRHNSAQWQSERQGCRLDP
- a CDS encoding YceI family protein — encoded protein: MFNRSLFTTLSSLLLAAAALPAQANWYLDGESSRLSFVSTKNAHISEVQRFLVLHGKVDPNGRAEVEVELDSINSGIPLRDERMRKELFQIEQFPEAIITTQIDLRPINDLAPGAQLELRLPLTVNLHGKQHEYPAELLATRLDDRRFQVVTLEPLVINAEDFDLVPGLDSLRKLADLSAISLSVPVGAVLIFTAR
- a CDS encoding serine hydrolase; the encoded protein is MFKGLSLFLLLLSFTVQAEQWPGEQWPVGPRITAVEDLQSYAFPTRDDTTRKGVRTDALLIIRDGQIIYERYAGPTTELTPHLTWSISKSLMASVLGVAYGEGLFKLEDPAVKFYPALHKHPAIKIADLLHWASGIDWQEDYEYAPLKSSVVAMLYTRGHRDMAAFTVDHDSYAAPGQAFRYSSGDSNLLAAALKTIVGPQRYPDYPWTALFEPLGIRHAVWETDASGTFVASSYAYLTARDLARVGLLMARDGRWHDRQLLPKDWLAFNLKPFNGYKAHQDEAVPGGQWWLNRPADGAPSPWPDAPPDTFAALGHWGQALYVIPSEKIVIVRYGDDRDGSYRHNELLKRVLKAVQP
- a CDS encoding phosphatidylserine/phosphatidylglycerophosphate/cardiolipin synthase family protein, whose product is MRGAIFPWRDGNRFELLIDGPQFFPRMLVEIARAEEQVELELYLVEAGACAEAVVQALVQAAERGVRVRCLFDDYGSLAFTLNLRQRLIHAGVELRFYNRLNWRRWVGNFYRDHRKLLLVDQRLAVVGGTGVTDEFWTPDQDTSEWHEVMVEITGPLVLDWQVLFDRQWNANRHRRAWKPSAHVGLPRLPKMPDMGEGMGRVAYADARQHRDILQSLFRALNSGQKRIWMATPYFLPTWKIRRSLRKAAARGVDVRLLLTGPRTDHPSVRYAGHRYYPRLLKAGVQIFEYQPCFLHLKMVLVDDWVSIGSCNFDHWNLRFNLEANLEALDPSLTAAVVASFEKDFGLSQQVSLEEWQKRPLWRRVKQRIWGWVDRLVVNILDRRG